A segment of the Salminus brasiliensis chromosome 1, fSalBra1.hap2, whole genome shotgun sequence genome:
AAAAGACATGCACAACCAGGCAACCATGCGGGCTGGGCCTCGGACAGCCACGGCTCCCTACGGTGACCCCACCACCCTCCTCCCCTCTCTGCTCCGGCCTAATCACCTGGCCACGTCGGCTCCTGTTCCTGTCCCAGCTGCTCCTGTCTCCATGCAAGGTGCCCTAATCCCTGTGTCAGCTCCTGCTCACATGGCGGCTCCGTGGCCCTGGAGTCAGTGACATTGATCGCCCCTACCGGGCTTTTGCCAGCTCCCAAATCTGTGCCCAGGCTGGTCTCACAGACAGTTGAACAGACTTTTTCTTTACAGTTTTACCCCAATTCCCTCCACAAGAACCTGTGAATGATGTTACTTGGCCTCAAAGCAGGACAGGCCAACGGCGAAGGCTTGCAGCGCGCTTAAGGGGGAGCTGTAGTCCAGGGCGAAGGAGTCCTCGTCCATGCGACCAAACTGCATAATGACCAAATCCTCTGTGGAGACACAAGCAGAGAGACCGATCATGAGTCAGAGAGAGTACAGAGCTACggcagagtgggagagagagacagatggagagaataGAGAAGAAAGCAAGTAAAGGCTGTTGAACTTACGTTTTTTAGGGAAGGAGAGCTGAAAGTTCTTAGAAGAGGGTCTTTTAGCTCTTCCGTGGAAGTCAAGCACGTATCCCTCTTTCTCCTCGTCCCACCGTGGAGCTTTGTTCTGCAGTCTGATCTTGTTGCTACATGGCTCCTGTACTGGTTTTCCCTGTTAACAGTAAAAACACAGGAATATTAAGAAAACTCTCTATATGACTCCTAAGTAGAACAAAGTCCCAATCATTTAATAAGCTATTATTTATAAGCAGTGATACTGATTACAGTGCGGGAAGTGACTGAGACAGGGTGGTCTTACCTCTGAAGGCTTCTTCTTGCACAGGCAGGGAAGAACGACTGTTGTCTTCTCTGAGATCTTCTTCCACCTCAGAAAGCTGTTCTCCTGCAAGTAGAACACACAGCATGAGTCAAGTCATTTGTGGCACTGGGCAGAACCCagtacgagtgtgtgtgtgtgtgtgtgtgtgtgtacagtgtgtgtgtgtgtgtgtgtaacggcATGTACTTACGTAGCGGATGGTTGCGAGCTCCTGCTCATTGTGGTTCTCCACTAGAGGAACTTCATCGCTCACACCAGGGTTGGTTCTGTTGCCGTACAGCGTGAACTCCGTCCGGTTTTTATTGCACCTGTAAGAAACACAGAGAATCTTTAGAACACATGATCTTGACCTGCTGAGAGAGGGGGACTGGACTTTGGTCAGAAATCTCTACGTACCTCAGTAGACCCACAGCACTCCCACCATCCACAGACTCGCCTACTTGGATCTCAAAGGTGTTCCTGTGATCCACCTTCCTCGCCACCATCAACAACtgctgaggaagaggagcagagagagaggttagAGTTCACTAAGATGCAGTAGAGTTTAAATAGTGATTGGTCTCGGCCACAACAGGACGTTAATCCTGGACCTCATGACTGCCCATCATATCACTGACCTCTTCTCCCTCCTTGAACATTCGGTAGGTGGGACCGTCCTTGTTCCGCCTGTCCCGCTCCACGCAGCACTTCGCCATGTTGCCCTCTGGACGCGGCTGCCGCAAGATCTCCTGCAGCTTGTCCACCTTGCTGCTTTTAGCTTCTTTTGGAGCCTCCGAGTTCTCTGAGGGCTCTCTTCGATGGTCGGCTTTCTCAGGaccagcgctgctctcctggTCCACCACACTGTCCTCCTCAGTGGAAGTTGTGGAGGAATCAGCTGGGGAGGGAGGTATGGCTTCAGGCTCCTCCTCAGGCTTTGGGATTGTGTTGAGGGGCTTGACGCTGATGAACCGGGGTCCTCCACTGGAAGAGACTGGCTTGTCCTGCTCTTTCTCCAGCTCAGgtttctcctccttttcctgAGATGAGAACCCGGTTTTCCCGTTCCCTCTGAAGCCCCTGCGACGAGCTCCCTCCTCCGCCGCTCTGTAGAGACGCTCTCCTGGAGCGAACATCTTCTTCAGCAGCTCCCTCTTCCGCTGCCTCGCTTTCTGCATGTGCTCCTGCCTGGCCTCCTGGATCTTCTGGGCCTCTTgctgtctctctacctctctctgtctcacctcctcctctctctctatctctctctttctctcctcctctctctctacctctctctttctctcctcctctctctctacctctctctttctctcctcctctctctctacctctctctgtctcaccacctcctgtctctccatctccctctttctctcctcctctctctctacctctctctgtctctcttccatctttctctcctcctctctccttcttacctcctgctctctctccatctccttcttCATCTCTTCCAgctttctctccatcttcatctccttctcctccatcctcttcctctctctctccacctcctcttctttctccttcagTTCTCTTACCATCTTCTGCTCCagggctcgctctctctcagccctgattttctcctctctccttctctccatcttcagGCGCCTCTGATGCagcttctcctcctgcagctttagtatctccctctccatctccctctttctctcctcctctctctttcttacctgCTCTCGCTccatctccatctttctctcctcctctctctttcttacctgctctcgctctcgctccatctccatctttctctcctcctctcgctccatctccatctttctctcctcctctctctttcttacctgctctcgctctcgctccatctccatctttctctcctcctctcgctccatctccctctttctctcctcctctctctttctctcctccatctttctctcctcctctctccttcttacCTCCTGCTCTcgctccatctccctctttctctcctcctctctctttcttacctgCTCTCGCTccatctccatctttctctcctcctctcgctccatctccatctttctctcctcctctctctttcttacctcctgctctctctccatctcttgctTCATCTCCTCCAGCTTTCTCTgcatctccttctccttctcctccatcctcctcttctccctctccacctcctcttctttctccttcagCTCTCTTTCAAGCTTCTTCCCCagggctcgctctctctcagcctGAAGCTGAAGCTCCTCCTTATTCTTCTCCTCCCTCTGTTCCTCCATCATCTGTTTCCTGATCTCCCTCTTTCttacctccttctctctcttcctctccaacCGGTCCTCACACCTCCTCTCGTCCTCACTCCAACGCTCCATCTGCACCACTCTCTCCTTCATCTCCTTCAGCTGCCTCCTCAggatctcctctctctctctccactccagctgctcctcctctctctctctctggatctgctgaaggaggagcaggctctctctctccacgtTGGACTTGCTCTTcagctcctgctcctcctccctTCTCAGTTCCTTCCAGCTGCTCCACCaatccttttctctcctctcctgcatctctctctcccactctcgcTGCCTCCTCCTCATGTCCAAGCTCCTCTCCTCCGCCTCCATCTTCTTCAGCTTCCtcttcagcagcttcagcttcctctcaGACTTCCTCCTCTCCGTCTGAAGCCGGTGGAACCACTCGTCCTCCCTCTGCCGCTCCAGGGCTCGGCTGTCATCGCGGCAGCAGAAGAATTTGGAGCAGAAGTTGCTccagaaacactgcagctctcgtACCCACTGCATCTGGAGCAATCCAGCTGTGAGCCTCACCTTTCCTCCTGGGGACACACTGCTGAATGAGGCCCCTAGTTCCAAGCACCTGCTTCTTATACTTGGAACCTGCCCGTTGCCATGGAAATGCTTCTATTGGCTCCGCCCCCATTCCaggccattatgacatcacccACTGCCTCAAACTGCAAATTCCTCCCAGTCTGAACTGAATTACAGGACAGCGTCTGAACAGCGACCCAGAATGAGTCtctaataatacatttatttattattattattatatatttattataatataatacattataacacatttattatattattatatgattattatttcaCTGAAAATATGGAATATCACTACTGGAATTCCCTGATTGGGAAAATACGGTGGAAACAAGCACAGCTGACCCCTTTAAACACTGTCCACATGTCCAATAAAGAGAAACGGCTACACTAGAAGAGACGCTACAACTGAATTTATCTATGTAATTCTCTCTTACAGaaaattatttacaatattatatattaaattattattttttaatattataactAACTACAAATCCTAAATGAACCCCAAAGCATTAGGGGAGCACTCCTGTGCCACTGTATCATCATGTCTTATTGTGGGTTAATTAAATTTATCAGATCGTGGCCTTTATGAAATCTATTAGCTCTTACAGTtgaaccagaagtttacattcactgtataaaaagacacatatgcatttttttctcactgtctgacatgaaatcagaataaacctttcctgttttaggtcaattaggattaccaaaattatttctatttgctaaatgccagaataatgagagggaATTTTTCaggcaatttttattactttcttcaaagtaaaagtttaaatacatttcattagtatttggtatcaTTGCTCTTAATCTGTATGACTTAGGTTAaacgttttggatatccttccacaagcttctcacaatcgttggcaggaattttggcccattcctcctgacagaactggtgtaactgagccatgtttgtaggccgccttgctcgcacatgccttttcagctctGCTCGTACATTTTCAATAGGActgagatcagggctttgtgatggccactccaaaacattgactttgtccttaagccactttgtaagcAGTTTGGCAGTCTGCTTTGGGTCatttgtccatttggaagacccatttgcacccaagctttcacttcctggctgatgtcttgagatgttgcatgatgctgccacccccgtgtttcacagttggaatggtgttctcaggcttgcaagcttccccctttttcctccaaacataacGATgctcattatggccaaacagttcagTTTGAGTTtcgtcagaccacaggacatgtctccaaaaatgaaggtctttgtccctgtgtgtttgtacagatgaacgagGAACCTTCAGGCTTCTGGAAATTTcacccaaggatgagccagacttgtgcaggtccacaattctcttcctgatctcttggctgatttctttaGACTTTCTCATGATGTCACACAAAGAAGCAGTgagtttcaggtgtgccttaaaatacctccacaggtgtgtctctaattaactcagatgttgccagTAATCCTATCAgaagacatgacatcatcatttAGGCTGTCATAAGGCATagtaatcttagtgtatttaaacttttactttaaagaaagtaataaaaattccctctctcattattctgtcatttagcaaatagaaataattttaatcctaattgacctaaaacactaaaagtttattctgatttcatgtcagacagtgaggaaaaaatgcatatgtgtctttttctATAGTgaatgtaaacttctggttcaGCTGTATATACTGTCTGTTTCAGGAGATTTCTATCTTTTATAAGTTCAGTGGAACTGCAAGTGGACATTTTCGGAGGGAAAAAGCTCTCACTGCACTACGATCTCCATATCTGGGGACGTTTTCTCCAAACTCTTCATCCGTCAGGACAGAAATCACACTCATGTCGAtctgcaataaagaaaaaatggcTCAAGATCAGTTTTAAGGAGGAGATTCGGTGCCAGATTTGAAAGCAGTCCTAGTGGTGAAATGTGAAATGCGATGtacaaatgacaaataacaaattactgaataaataaCATGAGGAAAAAGTGTCAAAGCTAAACCTTCTTTACTGCAGAACACATTTATCTTCAGCAGCGATCCACAacacctgcactgcatttcaCTGCACAGGGTTTTTAATGTTGCAAATGGAAATGCTCTGTACATCTATGcacttatttttacattattattattattattattattactaagtTACCTCTGTAGTTTAAGCAACCAACACATATCATTAGCTACACAGCtaacatagctagctaacaaactGCTGGTAAAGTGTTAGTTAGCAAACGGTGGGACATATTTGCTAgctaaataaaaactaaaagttatggatgcattttaatgtaaaacagAGTTTTAAATCAGTAAATTGCTGTAAGCTATCTTGCTGAGTAGCTAGCTAGTATCTTTAATGCTACTTTTTATTGTGGAGTGTTATAATAGCTAACTAACATTAGCTATCAGCTAATTAGctatgtagctagctaactgtgaAGAGAAATACACAAAGCAGAAAGTTTCTTTTTGGAGCAAAAAGCTTTTTGGCTCTACTGTTTAATCTGCTTTCACCAAGTCTAACATATATTGTGTAGAGAGCAACTGCAAGCcttctagctagctaagttagctgatgttagctagctagctgactcTATCTAGCAAAGGCAGCTACATTTATATCACAAATCAGTAAATAATGAAGGTTTTTATAGATGTCTAAACAGAGAACCTCACCTTGTCCTCTTTACGTGTCTTTACTTGTGTAGTGTATTCAGCTTCATGGCTGACATGTGAACTTATCTGGAAATATACGATGACTCAGAATATGGACATGCTTAACAGATAAGGGGGAATAAAGAAACATAAAGGAAACagagaaaataaaagaataagAAAATAAGAGGAAAGGAAGGTTGAAGTAAAAGTGTAGGAAAGCCTCATTAGTAACGATAAGCTGAGCTAAATCACACCATGTGAGATTAATGAAGGTTGGGCTCTTATCTTCTTAACGGGAAGACGTGTGTATATCAGTCACTGCGTGAAAGTTGGTCTTGAGAAATAGTCGGATTAGGAATAAAGAACTGGAGTAAAAATAGaagaacaataaaaataaaaatgagtgaATACAAGTTGGAGAGAAATAGGAATAAAGAGGAAAGTGAGACGAAGAGAAAGGAGAATATAAGGCAGGCGGTTTTAGACGGGCCTAAAATCCTGGAAAATCACTAGGTGAAGTTCAGGTCAGTTGTAAAGAACTGTGAGGTGTAATATTAAAAATTCATCTGTAActtgaaggaaaatatacagctttcagacactggcaccatgtccaAATCTGTGGATTTCAGACATTTTGGCTGAAAGGCCAATTTAAATGAAAAGTGACCAATCACTTGTTTTGCTTCAGGCTTCCAAGAAGATATTTAGTTTAGACAACACTGATACTTATTCAGAGAGATGCTGGATGATTGTCAGTAAAACATCTCAAGACAAACACAAATCATGCAGAAATTATTTAATGAAACAAGCAGGTGAAATCACACGACCATCTGTTTTTAATACACCTCTCAGAACAACGTTACACACATCATCAGTGATGTTACCTGGGGTCATTGGGTGTTTCAGGTCTTTCAGCAACACAGACCCTCGCCCAGGCGGCCCAACCAGTGTCCAGATCCCCCTGCTTGATCCACAGCCACCAGAGATGCTTTCTCTGCAGCATCAGAGATCTTCCCGATGgcttttctactgtgcagccCTCTGATCCCCAACCTCTTGAGAGTCCTGCAGAGAAACTGACCTACGAAGCCTCTGCACCCAACATCGATAGGGTCTCACCAGGTCTTCCATTCCCTGCTTCAGTACTCGCTTACCAGCTCCTCATACTGAGCCCTCTTCTTCTCAAAAGCCTCCTCCGTCCGAGCTTTAGCCGTTAGCTCCATTAGGCCCAACTGTCTTGTCTTCAGACATCAGTAACAGATCTGTCCTGAGCATGGTCTCTACGATGGTGGTAGGAAATTTGAGCTGCCTGTCTAGGTTCACCTTCAGCTGTCAGTCCCTTGCTGTTGTCAGAAACCCCCCTGCCTGGCCTGGGCATCGTTTTTATTTCGCCACGGCTTTATCAAATGTAATGgagtgctttgctgtttgttGCTGCCTGCTGAAGAAGATGCCCATGCTGATGACATCTGCTATGACCCTCAGCACCTGGTCATGGCGTTAATGATAGCACCCTTCTCTCAGGGCTTTGGGGCAGCAGCTCAAGAAATGTTCCAACAATCCTTTTCTCTGGCACAGTGGGCACGCCGGTGTTTCTGCCAGGTCCCAGCAGAAGAGGCTGGATGGACTGGACTAGAGCGAACTTCCTCCACTCCTGCTCGGACCTCCTCCTGGGCCAAGTAACGACTTTCTTTCCCCTGGACTTGGTTGTAGGAGGGTCATAGTTTGTTACCAAGCCCAGCCCGTCCTGATGCCACTACTCCCACCAGTACATTGTGCTGAAGCTGAGCTTCTGCCTGATCCTCCACTTCTTGAGCTCCCCACTTCCTGCTAGTCCTCACTTCAGTGCTCGCCAcagtgattttgttgtcagttgAGTCTCTGTACAACAGCACCTCTCCTGCACGGTAACCTTAGGCTCCTCCGTCGGACTACTGAAGGGGAGTTGCAGCTTGGTCTACAGGGCAATGCTGCTGAGGCCCAGCCACTGAGCCCAGCCACCTCCGCAGGTGTTGGGTGACCTTCCTCTCAAAACCTTCGACGGTGGTCAGTGGCATGTCATAGACCAGCAGGGGGACGAGCAGAAGTGGGAGAATGCCATGCTGGTACATCCAGGCCTTGAACTTGCCTGGCAGCTCCGACTTGTCCACTGCTGTTAGCCAACATCCCAGCTCTCTGCCAGTTGCTTGGAGTGCAGCAGTGTCCCTCAGGGTGCAGCCAAAAACCTTACCACTTTTTAACAGGCTTTTCACTGACTGATGGGATCTGGACACCTCCAAGGGAGAAGTGGAAATTGTGAGTGACCTTCTCCCTCTTCAGTACCAGAGATCGGGACCATCAGGGCCCAAGTGAAGAGACGTTGCAGGCCTTGAAGAATCCGTCTGCATCCGAGTACTGATGTTGGTCACCATCAAATTTgctttaaatattacattaataattcCAGTGCCAGCCGGGCCCGCCACCTCTATTCCACTGCCAGAGGCACCTGACGCCTCAGCTCCAGTGCCGGCTCCACAGTCCTCTGCTCCTGTGCCGGCGGTCTCATCCACCTTGGATCGTGTACCACGGTCAATCCCCAGAACTGTGCCAGGCTGGCCCCTCGGACAGCACCTCAGTCAcacctgtgtttctgtctggCCGCACCATTTACTCACAAGCCCttggctctgtttgtttttgtcatttctaGCCCCGCCTGTTCCTCAATGATCCAACCTGTGTCTCTGTactagccacgcccccttgttagctCCAGGTGCttcttgtctgtctgtgtatacGTACCTCTTTGTTTCGGCCTGCTCTTGTCTGGttttgtgcatgtgtatgttttCATGTGGGTTCAGGGTATGTTGGCTGGGCCTGTTTGGTTTGTTTCTGttagttttgtttgttagtCTTAGAACTAGTTGTTTGTTTAACCGTGATTTGGACTCCTAACAGCTATAATTCAGCAGGGAGTTTTCACCTAATAAAGGGTCGGGGGTTTTATATTATGCAGGGGTGAAGTACCCGACTATGCTGCTAACATCCATaagttacatttactgcattaatTGAATATTAATGAAATGATTAAGATGTgaacagtcattcagagtgggatTACTCTGAAGTCTGAattcttcacagtggtggtgaatggaagcagaaaGCTGAAGCTCTATAAGCTCCCTCACTGAATGTTATAACACTgaatggttatgaatacacCGCCTGATTCCagagacactgttttaccacAGTTCTGAGATCAGTTCATTAAAACGGTGATGTGCTacatgagtgtacagtgttgcTCTGATGATAGACCCCCTGCATGAGGCAGGAGGATAAACAAAATGACCGTCACTAAGAAATGACttacaaaacattttattgATACTTAGGAGGTGGAGAAGATGTCCTGGAGTCCTGATGACCTGTATGCAGGAGTGTGGGATGGAGAACTTCAACATGGAGCTTTTGCTTGTCCCTGGAGTCTGCCCTGTGACGGAGCAATCACTGTCCGGTGAAAGGAATTAGGGATGAGCTGCTAGCCCCCTTATTATAAGACcacagctcaaacacacacacacacggaaagGAGCAGCAGAGGACAGAGACTCGGAGagactaataactaataaccaGTGGCTGAGGCCAGTCCAACCCAGCCAGGGTGGATGGCTGACCACCCTCTCCTGTTGGCTTCTAGCCCCAAACCTGATCTCGTGCCAGTTATGTCCCTCCTGGCCCTGGGCCAGATTCGCAAGGGTGAGGGGGGCACCCAGAAGCGTGTGCCACATCGGCAATCGAGGGCGACTTCATGGCTGCCTCCAGCAATGCCCATTGCCACAGCGTGCCAGGACACAACCCTGCTGGTGCTCCAAGCTCCGGTGCAGGCATGTGTCCGAGAGGGCGCGCTGGAGCTACGAACAGCTGCCCACATGCATGTCCCAAAAGACATGCACAACCAGGCAACCATGCGGGCTGGGCCTCGGACAGCCACGGCTCCCTACGGTGACCCCACCACCCTCCTCCCCTCTCTGCTCCGGCCTAACCACCTGACCACGTCGGCTCCTGTTCCTGTCCCAGCTGCTCCTGTCTCCATGCAAGGTGCCCTAATCCCTGTGTCAGCTCCTGCTCACATGGCGACTCCGTGGCCCCCAAATCTGTGCCCAGGCTGGTCTCACAGACAGTTGAACAGACTTTTTCTTTACAGTTTTACCCCAATtccctccccaattttagatcCTTATTCCTGATCTGGTGCCTATCCTTATCCCTGTTACTCTCTAACGTAAAACATAAAAcccctagtgagcaagccagcggcgacagtggcaaggaaaaactccctcaaagctggaggaagaaaccttgggaggaaccaagactcacatgggggacccatcctcctctggtcagaactacttataaattattatagTCACCGGATCACCAAATAAGTCTGTCTACTGTCTGTACCCCTGTCCAGTCTTCTGTTGTTTGATGTTTTCTGGTCCTCCTCATGCCACCTCCTGTTCAGGACAAGAACCTGTGAATGATGTTACTTGGCCTCAAAGCAGGACAGGCCAACGGCGAAGGCTTGCAGCGCGCTTAAGGGGGAGCTGTAGTCCAGGGCGAAGGAGTCCTCGTCCATGCGACCAAACTG
Coding sequences within it:
- the LOC140537745 gene encoding uncharacterized protein encodes the protein MQWVRELQCFWSNFCSKFFCCRDDSRALERQREDEWFHRLQTERRKSERKLKLLKRKLKKMEAEERSLDMRRRQREWEREMQERREKDWWSSWKELRREEEQELKSKSNVERESLLLLQQIQREREEEQLEWREREEILRRQLKEMKERVVQMERWSEDERRCEDRLERKREKEVRKREIRKQMMEEQREEKNKEELQLQAERERALGKKLERELKEKEEEVEREKRRMEEKEKEMQRKLEEMKQEMEREQEVRKREEERKMEMEREEERKMEMEREQVRKREEERKREMEREQEVRRREEERKMEERKREEERKREMEREEERKMEMEREREQVRKREEERKMEMEREEERKMEMEREREQVRKREEERKMEMEREQVRKREEERKREMEREILKLQEEKLHQRRLKMERRREEKIRAERERALEQKMVRELKEKEEEVERERKRMEEKEMKMERKLEEMKKEMEREQEVRRREEERKMEERQREVEREEERKREMERQEVVRQREVEREEERKREVEREEERKREVEREEERKREIEREEEVRQREVERQQEAQKIQEARQEHMQKARQRKRELLKKMFAPGERLYRAAEEGARRRGFRGNGKTGFSSQEKEEKPELEKEQDKPVSSSGGPRFISVKPLNTIPKPEEEPEAIPPSPADSSTTSTEEDSVVDQESSAEAKSSKVDKLQEILRQPRPEGNMAKCCVERDRRNKDGPTYRMFKEGEELLMVARKVDHRNTFEIQVGESVDGGSAVGLLRCNKNRTEFTLYGNRTNPGVSDEVPLVENHNEQELATIRYENSFLRWKKISEKTTVVLPCLCKKKPSEGKPVQEPCSNKIRLQNKAPRWDEEKEGYVLDFHGRAKRPSSKNFQLSFPKKQDLVIMQFGRMDEDSFALDYSSPLSALQAFAVGLSCFEAK